The region GTGCCGCCGTATTCAACGGGCAGTGTGTCAGTGGGGATATCCTTGAAATCGTCGGGCTTCATACTCGAAGACATATGAAACCTGTTCCTTAACTTCTCGCTCATGAAGGATCTCAAGATCATCGCGGTGGCCTCGAATATTGCTGGAACGTTAAATATGTTGATGGACAGGATTCTTATGGGATAATTTTGCCACATTTGAACCGCATTCATTAATAGGGAAGGCCTGTATTGAACGAGGTGACGTATTGTTATACCAGTCAAATCTACGATCATTACGTAGCCATATATAGATGCTGCGGGATAATACTTCACCGCAGTTTCCAGCAATATCAAATATAGCTAAAAGAAATTTCAAGAACTacttaaaaatgaattaaaaaattcaacgaCGTTTGACGTAACTCTGATATTATTTCAGCTTTACCTTCACCACGTTCGCTACGTCGGTTGTTCTCGGATCATACACCGCGGGgcgtataataattactaGTCTTCCTTGATTATCCGGTTTCAATAGCGGCAAGTATATGCTAAACGaagtattttacatattttaaaaaagactGTGCTTAAAAATGGATAAAAGTGAAATGAAACTTTTCACGATCTATACCGATAtctaattgaaataaattaatgcagAATCGATGTTGTAAACCAAGCAGTTCGAGATTCGCGATTGCGTGGATAACGATAACGGTaagggaaaaataatttatctgaatTGTAACGTTGTCTCTCTGtttcgctttctctcttttaacAGTTATATAGCtgttaaatacatatgtatgtcgGGCtaatttgtacaaaaaaaattaattaacaaaattaataacgaaaccttgtaaatatattttagtaaattttcataattctaataataatgttcGTTACCCTAAATTAATCAGCTCCTGCAACTCTGGCAGGAATGGATCCTTATTCAAAAACCATTGTGGCAGCTTAGATCGTTGTTTATAACGGCTTCGCAttctatttttagtttttttgaCATCAAACTTACACACTCTCAAGAAACGCAAAATAAGGAAGTCATCTGTGCACAAATCAAAGATTCGCTTGAAACATAAGTTATTCATCTATGCAATTAAAACAACGATTGAATTGAAATCACCGAAACTGAGTGgcataagttaaaaaaaaaaaatatatgtgcggtgcaaattaaaaaacattttattttatatgtatatatttttttttaatccgaaagcgttaatgaatttattttattgttttatatgcCGAACTTTATTGCTTCTGAATTGAAAATTAACaagtaaaattgaatttcCTATCTTAACATGCGCGTCACGTGCGATCGACGTGATTAATACCGATTCGTGCGTCCAAGCTGTTGTTCTGATCTAGCCAGCGTCGTATCATCTTAAAGCCGTTTCTTTTCCCCTCGTCAGTCTCGTTTAACCATTCCTCTGCGTATCTTTTATCTTCGTCAGATAACTTTTTCCAAACGTGGTCCTGCTCACGGTCGCTGCGTGTGTACACGTTCTCCATCGTAACGACGCAAGAAACTGTTTCGGAAAATTTGCGTTTGCAGTTTGTAAATATGTTCTTACACGCGCACGATCATCGCACAGAGTCAGCAGATAATGTAATAACAAATAACTTGCACGCGCTGTGTCATGGCTCTATTTATGTGTTATATAATCGTTACCGCGATGTTTCATTATGGCAAAGTCGCGCCACCTAGAAGTTTATACATTGCACTCATAAACttaggaaaaaattattatctgaaCAAGTAACGGTTTGAAATAAGCTAGTCTTTaaaacttcaatttttttacttaattttttttttattaatattccagTAACATAGAACGTAGACTGTTAATCGTTTCCTGTgagaattttgtattatacgttgcttctttttatattgcgaaaagagaagaaagataaCTTGCCTTGCAAAgcgcaaaaatatttgtaagaAAAGACGAACTCTCTAAAACAATCTCCAACGATTAAGATTAATGattcgaaataataatctGCTCGTTCTTTTCGCTTGTAAACCAGTCCCGATTTTTAACGATCAATTTCTTCCAGTgttctgaaaaaagaaaagaatatcaGTTTAtgataatatcaatttaaatgcttatttaatactttacaTATAATAACAATTCCTAGAAAGCTTTAGCTAATGTTCACGGTAGATTACAatgtaactttaaatttattaaaacacgtaTTTTTCTTCGTTGAATActtgtttaacaaaaaaaaaaaaaaaaaaaaaaaaaacatctgtCGATCACGTTAAAcgcattttacataaattattttcaatttatcgcAATTACTTGTTAATTTTCGAATCGTGCCGTCGGTGCCGCCGTATTCGACGGGCAAGATACTAGCTGGTACATCTCTGAAACATTCCTGCGTCGTTTCGCTCGACGAGTAGACGTGGAATCTAGTCTTCAGCTCCTCGGACATAAAAGACCTCAGAAGCTTCACAGTCGTTTTGAAGAACATCGGGACGTTAAATATGTTGATAGTTTGGAATATGAAAGGGAAGGAGTCCCACGAGTTGGCCATGTTCAGTAACACGTTCGGCCGATATTGAACAATGTGACGTATAGTTGCGCTACTCGAGTCTACGAACAATGAGCAACCGTACACAGATGCTGCGGGATAGTGTTTCATAGCTATCTCCAGCCCCATCAAACTGACCTGAGATGATCGTTCGTCGAAAGACATTggatatcaaattaataaaaaaaaaaagaagaaatttttaaacaagaaaattaacaaaataatattattaacattgttTCGTTTTTACCTTAGATACATCTGAAAATGCGTGCACGTTAGGATTGTGTTGAGCAGAGCGCATAATAACGACCAGTCTCCCTTGATCATCCGGCTTTCGAAGGGGTAAGATAACTCTAAAAGTGATCACATTTCGTTGGGTTAAATATATCGTTTAGTTCAACGGTGATATACGTCTAATGAGTTCTAAAATTGTCAagttaaatatactttttttttatacaa is a window of Cardiocondyla obscurior isolate alpha-2009 linkage group LG11, Cobs3.1, whole genome shotgun sequence DNA encoding:
- the LOC139106578 gene encoding retinol-binding protein pinta-like, which gives rise to MENVYTRSDREQDHVWKKLSDEDKRYAEEWLNETDEGKRNGFKMIRRWLDQNNSLDARIDDFLILRFLRVCKFDVKKTKNRMRSRYKQRSKLPQWFLNKDPFLPELQELINLGIYLPLLKPDNQGRLVIIIRPAVYDPRTTDVANVVKLYLILLETAVKYYPAASIYGYVMIVDLTGITIRHLVQYRPSLLMNAVQMWQNYPIRILSINIFNVPAIFEATAMILRSFMSEKLRNRFHMSSSMKPDDFKDIPTDTLPVEYGGTGGTIQELTKFWKKTAEKNRDVILEEEK
- the LOC139106575 gene encoding retinol-binding protein pinta-like, which gives rise to MASARGRDDGAEEKSWQELSSDVKKYAATHLNETEETRDNAVAEIKRWIGECDDLCEHFGDFLILRFLRISKFNLEETKNKILKYHKQLIKLPEWYSNWDPLQPGLEELLNLGVILPLRKPDDQGRLVVIMRSAQHNPNVHAFSDVSKVSLMGLEIAMKHYPAASVYGCSLFVDSSSATIRHIVQYRPNVLLNMANSWDSFPFIFQTINIFNVPMFFKTTVKLLRSFMSEELKTRFHVYSSSETTQECFRDVPASILPVEYGGTDGTIRKLTKHWKKLIVKNRDWFTSEKNEQIIISNH